A stretch of DNA from Nitratireductor thuwali:
CCGACATCCAATTCCTCAATCGTTCCGCATTCGGCGGAAGCTATAGAAAAAGTGTGAAGGAATGCTCGACGGCCGGACTACTTGTCGGCCTTTGGCCGCCCCTCCATCCATTTCACGATCAGCATGGCCGGCAATATCCAGGCGAGCCCCGAACCGACATAGAAGGCAAGATGGACGAGAGGGCCCTTGTCGGCAAGTTGCGCGACCGCGAAGGCGGTGGATACTATGGCGTACACCACCACGAGCGCCACAAGGCCGATCATGCCTATGAATTTCCGCAGTCGAACCGGCATCGTCGCGTCCTTGTCCAGCGTTTCCCGAAAGGTGGCGCTGCCCGGTCCGGAGTGGGCGAGGCCGGCCTCTCGTACAACCGCCCGAACGAATGTTCAACTGCAACCGCGACCGCATGTCGCCGCCAGGAAGCTTGCCAGGGGCGGAAGGTTGCGGCACGACATCCTTCGAGATGGAAGGCCGGGAACATCGGGCGGTATCCGCCCGTGCAGGCCGCTTCCGATTGTCCGGTGAAAATATGACTGCAATAGCTGAAACGTCGCCTCCCAGTGCCGTACCGGCCGTCGATAGCACAAATCGGCTATGCGTCCGGCTATGGCTCTACGCGGTCCTCGTCACACTGTTCGCGCTGGTGATCGTGGGCGGGGCGACGCGGCTTACCGATTCCGGCCTGTCGATCACCGAATGGAAACCGATACATGGCGTCATTCCGCCGCTGAGCGAAGCCGAATGGCAGGAGGAACTGGAAAAATATCGCCAGATCCCCGAGTATCAGCAGGTCAACAAGGGAATGAGCCTCGACGCCTTCAAGACCATCTATTGGTGGGAGTGGGGGCATCGGCTGCTGGCCCGCGGCGTCGGCTTCGTCTTCGCCTTGCCGCTGGCCTTCTTCTGGCTGACCGGACGGCTCGAACGACGCCTCAAGCCGAAGCTCTTGGGCATTTTGGGGCTGGGCGCGCTGCAGGGCGCGATCGGCTGGTGGATGGTCGCTTCCGGCCTCGTCGACCGGGTGGACGTCAGCCAGTACCGCCTCGCCACCCATCTCACCATCGCCTGCGTGATATTCGCCGCCGTCATGGTGGTGGCGCGCGGCCTTGCGCCCCACAGCGGCGGGCGCGCCGTTCCTCGCGTTCAGAGCTTTGCCGGCTGGCTGGTCTTCGCGGTTCTGGTCCAGATCTACCTCGGCGGCCTGGTGGCCGGCCTCGATGCCGGCATGACCTACAACACCTGGCCGCTGATGGACGGCGCTATCATCCCCCAGGGCCTGTTCGCCCAGTCGCCGGCCTGGCTGAATCTATTCGAAAATCCCAAGACCGTGCAGTTCGTCCATCGGCTGGGTGCCTACGCCCTGCTTCTGCTCGCCGTGTGGCACTGCGTCGAGACATGGCGCGGCGCGCCAGGTTCGACCCATGCAAGACGCGCAGTGGTGCTCCTCCTCCTGATCTGCATACAGGCCGCCATCGGCATCGCAACGCTGCTCATGGTCGTGCCGCTGGGCTGGGCGCTTGCGCACCAGGCCATGGCGCTCGTGGTGCTGGGCTTCGCCGCCGCCCACTGGCGCGCCGCCAAGGGAGCCTATCCGCCCGAAACGCGGGTGGAACTGCGCTCCTGAGCGCTGCCGCTCACGTCCCTGCCAGCGCAGGCGGCACGACGTTGCTTTACAAAAGTAATATAGTATGATTTTTTCCCTGTGCTGCTCTGCAGCTGAGCAATTCGGGAGGAAATCATGCTCTTTAAGTCAGCTCTTGCTGGCGCGACCATGCTCGCGTCGGCCGTCCTTGGCACGTCGGTGGCTTCGGCAACGACCGTTGGATTTTCACAAATCGGTTCGGAGTCGGGCTGGCGCGCGGCCGAGACCACCGTCACCAAGAAGGAAGCCGAAAAGCGCGGCATTGACCTGAAATTTGCCGACGCCCAGCAGAAACAGGAAAACCAGATCAAGGCGATCCGCTCCTTCATCGCGCAGGGCGTCGATGCGATCCTGGTGGCACCCGTCGTTGAAACCGGCTGGGACTCGGTCCTGGAAGAAGCGAAGGACGCGGAAATCCCGGTCATCCTTCTCGATCGCACCATCAAGGCATCCGACGATCTCTACCTGACGGCGGTAACCTCGGATCAGGTGCATGAGGGCAAGGTCGCAGGCAATTGGCTGGTCGAGGCCGTCGGCGACAGGGACTGCAACATCGTTGAACTGCAGGGCACCACCGGCTCGTCCCCGGCCATCGCCCGCAAGAAGGGCTTCGAGGAGGCCATCGCCGGCAGCGACAACCTTGAGATCATCCGCAGCCAGACGGGCGATTTCACGCGCACCAAGGGCAAGGAAGTGATGGAAAGCTTCCTCAAGTCGGAGGACGGCGGCAAGAACATCTGCGCCCTTTACGCCCACAACGACGATATGGCCCTTGGCGCTATCCAGGCCATCAAGGAAGCCGGATTGAAGCCCGGCGAGGACATCCTTGTCGTCTCCATCGACGCGGTGCCCGACATTTTCAAGGCACTTGCCGCCGGCGAAGCCAACGCCACCGTCGAACTGACGCCGAACATGGCCGGGCCGGCCTTCGACGTTCTGGAAGCCTATCTTGCAGACGGCACCGAGCCGGAGAAGTGGATCCAGACCGAATCGAAGCTCTACACCCAGGCTGACGACCCGATGAAGGTCTACGAAGAAAAGAAGGATCTCGGCTACTGAGCCGGGAAGGCGGGCCGCATGCCCGGCCCGCCGCTTTTCGTAGTCCGCAGCGCCAGTTCCTTTGGCTTTCGCCGGAGCTGGAGCATAATCCCGAAAAGTGGATGCCGGTTTTCGAGAAGATCATGCTCCAGCAAGGAGATGGATCGAGGGGGCGTTTCGATGAAAGATCATCCTGATCTAGATCGGATCATCTGTTCACAGAGACGCCGAACTGCTCTAACCATTTGATTTTACGCAATTCCAGCCGGAAGCCGGTTTCCACTTTTCCTGGGATTGCTCTAGGACAGGACGGGTCATGTCGAGTGAACCGATGCTCCGCGTCGAAAATCTCACCAAGCGCTTCCCTGGCGCACTGGCGCTCGATGCGGTCGATTTCAGCCTCAAGGCGGGCGAGGTGCACGCGCTTCTGGGCGAAAACGGCGCCGGCAAATCGACGCTGATCAAGTGCCTTACCGGCGCTTATCGCCGCGACAGCGGCGAGATCGTATTGGACGGGCGGCCGGTCGATCCCCGCGATACGTTCGACGCGCAAGAGCTGGGGATCGGCACCGTCTATCAGGAGGTCAACCTCCTGCCCAATCTCACCGTTGCAGAAAACCTCTTCATGGGCCGTCAACCGCTACGCTTCGGCATGGTCGACACGCGTTCCATGAACCGCGACGCCCGGCGGATGCTGGCCCAATACGGGCTGGAAATCGATGTCGCCCGCGAACTCTCCGCCTATTCCGTAGCCGTCCAGCAGATCGTCGCCATCGCCCGCGCCGTCGACCTTTCAGGCAAGGTGCTGATCCTCGACGAGCCGACCGCCAGCCTCGATGCGCATGAAGTGCGGATGGTCTTCGACATCGTGCGCTCGCTGCGCGAAAAGGGGCTGGGAATCATCTTCATCACCCACTTCCTCGACCAGGTGTTCGAGATATCCGACCGCCTCACCGTGCTGCGCAACGGCCGCCTCGTCGGCACCCGCGCGATCGCCGAGACGGAAAGGCTCGATCTGGTCACGATGATGCTGGGCCATGAGCTTTCCCAGGAAACGCGGGAACACGCGGCCGAGCGCGGCGGCGAACCGGAGACGCGCTTTCGCTTCCGTGGGTTCGGCAGGGCAGGGAGCATCGCACCCTTCGACCTGGACATCGGGCGAGGCGAGGTGGTCGGCATGGCCGGGCTTCTGGGGTCGGGACGGACCGAGACGGCCGAGGTCATTTTTGGCGTTCGCCCCCACGACAGCGGCGATGCCGAGATGGACGGCAAGCCCCTCAGCCTGACCTCGCCGCGCAAGGCCATAGCCGCAGGCCTCGGCTTTTGTCCCGAGGACCGCAAGACTGATGGCATCGTCGGCGATCTTTCGGTGCGCGAGAACATCGTCCTGGCGCTCCAGGCCCGACGCGGCTGGGCACGGCCGCTTTCGGCGCGCGAGCAGAACGCTCTGGCCGACCGCTTCATCAAGGCGCTCGACATCCGCACTTCGGACCGCGAAAAGCCGATCAGGTTGCTGTCGG
This window harbors:
- a CDS encoding COX15/CtaA family protein — its product is MTAIAETSPPSAVPAVDSTNRLCVRLWLYAVLVTLFALVIVGGATRLTDSGLSITEWKPIHGVIPPLSEAEWQEELEKYRQIPEYQQVNKGMSLDAFKTIYWWEWGHRLLARGVGFVFALPLAFFWLTGRLERRLKPKLLGILGLGALQGAIGWWMVASGLVDRVDVSQYRLATHLTIACVIFAAVMVVARGLAPHSGGRAVPRVQSFAGWLVFAVLVQIYLGGLVAGLDAGMTYNTWPLMDGAIIPQGLFAQSPAWLNLFENPKTVQFVHRLGAYALLLLAVWHCVETWRGAPGSTHARRAVVLLLLICIQAAIGIATLLMVVPLGWALAHQAMALVVLGFAAAHWRAAKGAYPPETRVELRS
- a CDS encoding DUF2842 domain-containing protein — protein: MPVRLRKFIGMIGLVALVVVYAIVSTAFAVAQLADKGPLVHLAFYVGSGLAWILPAMLIVKWMEGRPKADK
- the ytfQ gene encoding galactofuranose ABC transporter, galactofuranose-binding protein YtfQ, which codes for MLFKSALAGATMLASAVLGTSVASATTVGFSQIGSESGWRAAETTVTKKEAEKRGIDLKFADAQQKQENQIKAIRSFIAQGVDAILVAPVVETGWDSVLEEAKDAEIPVILLDRTIKASDDLYLTAVTSDQVHEGKVAGNWLVEAVGDRDCNIVELQGTTGSSPAIARKKGFEEAIAGSDNLEIIRSQTGDFTRTKGKEVMESFLKSEDGGKNICALYAHNDDMALGAIQAIKEAGLKPGEDILVVSIDAVPDIFKALAAGEANATVELTPNMAGPAFDVLEAYLADGTEPEKWIQTESKLYTQADDPMKVYEEKKDLGY
- the ytfR gene encoding galactofuranose ABC transporter, ATP-binding protein YtfR produces the protein MSSEPMLRVENLTKRFPGALALDAVDFSLKAGEVHALLGENGAGKSTLIKCLTGAYRRDSGEIVLDGRPVDPRDTFDAQELGIGTVYQEVNLLPNLTVAENLFMGRQPLRFGMVDTRSMNRDARRMLAQYGLEIDVARELSAYSVAVQQIVAIARAVDLSGKVLILDEPTASLDAHEVRMVFDIVRSLREKGLGIIFITHFLDQVFEISDRLTVLRNGRLVGTRAIAETERLDLVTMMLGHELSQETREHAAERGGEPETRFRFRGFGRAGSIAPFDLDIGRGEVVGMAGLLGSGRTETAEVIFGVRPHDSGDAEMDGKPLSLTSPRKAIAAGLGFCPEDRKTDGIVGDLSVRENIVLALQARRGWARPLSAREQNALADRFIKALDIRTSDREKPIRLLSGGNQQKAILARWLATEPQLLILDEPTRGIDVGAHAEIIRLIEDLCAEGMSLLVISSELEELVAYARRIVVLRDREHVAELAGAEINTDSIVRAIAADATAEVGA